A portion of the Gadus macrocephalus chromosome 10, ASM3116895v1 genome contains these proteins:
- the LOC132466340 gene encoding ATPase family gene 2 protein homolog A-like has product MLMTSTRKGSASSLEMSCQALMRPGRLDRIVYVPLPDAQTRRDIFNIQFRNTPVSPDVSLDLLVGRTEKYSGAEISAVVREAALLALQQDITVQQVTADHLHAALQVVRPRVPDSLLQTYRRYQQQSPAPF; this is encoded by the exons ATGCTAATGACCTCTACCAGAAAGGGAAGTGCTTCTTCACTGGAGATGAGCTGCCAG GCGCTGATGAGACCGGGCCGTTTGGACCGCATCGTGTACGTCCCGCTCCCAGACGCCCAGACCCGCCGTGACATCTTCAACATCCAGTTCAGGAACACGCCGGTGTCCCCCGACGTCAGCCTGGACCTCCTGGTGGGCCGGACAGAGAAGTACTCCGGAGCCGAG ATCTCGGCGGTGGTGCGGGAGGCCGCTCTCCTGGCCCTGCAGCAGGACATCACGGTGCAGCAGGTGACGGCGGACCACCTCCACGCCGCCCTGCAGGTGGTCCGGCCCCGGGTCCCCGACTCCCTCCTGCAGACCTACCGCCGGTACCAGCAgcagagccccgcccccttctgA